One genomic window of Garra rufa chromosome 24, GarRuf1.0, whole genome shotgun sequence includes the following:
- the agtr1b gene encoding type-1 angiotensin II receptor A yields MENKTSGMSEGLHLNCSMSGRHGFIFTFIPVVYGCNFVIGIIGNSMVVAVIYRYMKLKTVANVFVFNLAISDLTFLITLPLWATFTATGYHWPFGTFLCKASAGLVIFNLYTSIFFLTALSIDRYLAIVHPVRSRRQRTLFYANLTCVLIWLFALLLSAPTALSRDVYDIGNSTLCAVWHRSEHINLLVALSVLKSVLGFIVPFLIIITCYCLIGQALLDSRGLLRKSVRSREDETLRMIAATVLAFFVCWAPHQAFHFMELLATLGVVENCQTLDVIDTAMPFTICISYFNSCVNPILYGFVGHNFRKNLLRLLGCESGQPSNSISSKMNVNSHCTSGLLNPTSSNNNSTSTVKTS; encoded by the coding sequence ATGGAGAACAAAACATCAGGAATGAGCGAGGGCCTCCACTTGAACTGCAGTATGTCTGGAAGACACGGCTTCATCTTCACCTTCATCCCAGTCGTTTACGGATGCAATTTCGTCATTGGGATCATTGGCAATAGCATGGTGGTGGCTGTCATCTACCGCTATATGAAGCTGAAGACAGTAGCAAACGTGTTTGTGTTCAATCTAGCCATATCAGACTTGACCTTCCTTATTACGCTACCTTTGTGGGCCACTTTCACAGCTACAGGTTACCATTGGCCTTTTGGCACGTTCCTGTGCAAGGCAAGTGCCGGACTGGTCATCTTCAACCTGTATACTAGTATATTCTTCCTCACCGCTCTTAGCATTGACAGATATCTTGCTATCGTACATCCGGTGCGCTCCAGACGGCAGCGCACACTTTTCTACGCTAACCTCACATGTGTACTGATATGGCTGTTCGCCTTGCTCCTCAGTGCACCTACTGCGCTAAGCCGGGATGTGTACGACATTGGGAACTCCACACTGTGTGCCGTGTGGCACCGCAGTGAGCATATCAATTTGCTAGTTGCTCTTAGCGTGCTAAAAAGCGTTCTAGGTTTCATTGTGCCTTTCCTCATCATCATCACCTGCTATTGTCTGATCGGTCAAGCACTTCTAGATTCCAGAGGTCTGTTGAGGAAAAGCGTTCGTTCTCGGGAAGACGAAACTCTACGTATGATAGCTGCTACCGTCCTAGCTTTCTTTGTTTGTTGGGCTCCACACCAGGCTTTCCACTTCATGGAGCTGCTGGCCACGCTTGGCGTGGTGGAAAACTGCCAAACACTGGATGTTATTGACACAGCCATGCCGTTTACCATCTGCATCTCGTATTTTAACAGTTGTGTAAATCCCATTCTGTATGGCTTCGTTGGACACAACTTTCGCAAGAACTTACTGAGGTTACTAGGCTGTGAGTCTGGACAACCTAGCAATAGCATTAGCTCAAAGATGAATGTCAATTCCCATTGCACCTCTGGTCTGCTAAACCCAACAAGCTCCAATAACAATTCAACATCTACGGTGAAGACATCTTAA
- the cpb1 gene encoding carboxypeptidase B: MKVLLLLGLVAVALCEPFKFVGDKVLRLTPGSEEHVTIIKEIGEKIKVDFWRPDSPDLVTIGKTVDIHVPAAQLDMVHTILHQSGMEVKVMLKNLQEAVEAQMDNKRATKAHGYTQYNDWATISEWVSSIAAANTGLISTQVIGNTYEGRPMHLLKVGKSTGSTKPAIFMDCGFHAREWITPAFCQWFVNEAVTTYGTDPEMTTLLDKMDFFVLPVFNIDGYVYSWTNDRMWRKTRSKNSGSGCIGTDPNRNFDAGWCTIGASSNPCSETYCGSSIESEIESKNLANFIRSNKSIIKAYLTVHSYSQLLLFPYSYTYDLTADHSELLSVSRGAIAALTSLHGTRYTAGPGASTIYPAAGGSDDWAYDLGVKYSYTFELRDEGYYGFLLPESQIKPTCEETMLAVKYIATHVLNNPY; this comes from the exons ATGAAGGTCCTCCTGCTCTTGGGATTGGTGGCTGTTGCTCTCTGTGAGCCATTCAAATTTGTGGG AGATAAGGTGCTCCGTTTGACACCTGGATCTGAAGAACATGTGACAATCATCAAGGAAATAGGGGAGAAAATCAAG GTGGACTTCTGGAGACCTGACAGCCCTGACCTTGTGACCATTGGCAAGACTGTTGACATTCATGTTCCTGCAGCCCAGCTTGACATGGTCCACACCATTTTACACCAGAGTGGCATGGAAGTTAA GGTCATGTTAAAAAATCTTCAGGAGGCTGTGGAGGCTCAGATGGACAACAAGAGGGCAACAAAGGCCCATGGCTACACCCAGTACAACGACTGGGCAACG ATTAGTGAATGGGTTTCCTCCATCGCCGCTGCCAACACTGGCCTGATCAGCACACAGGTGATCGGGAACACTTATGAGGGACGCCCCATGCACCTTCTGAAG GTTGGAAAGAGTACAGGCTCTACTAAGCCAGCCATCTTCATGGACTGTGGCTTCCACGCCAGAGAATGGATCACTCCTGCTTTCTGTCAGTGGTTTGTAAACGAG GCTGTGACCACCTACGGCACTGACCCTGAGATGACTACCCTTCTGGATAAAATGGACTTCTTTGTTCTGCCTGTCTTCAACATTGATGGCTATGTATACAGCTGGACCAAT GACAGGATGTGGAGAAAGACCCGCTCCAAGAACAGTGGTAGCGGCTGTATCGGTACCGACCCCAACAGAAACTTTGATGCTGGATGGTGCA CCATTGGAGCTTCCAGCAACCCTTGCAGTGAAACCTACTGTGGAAGCAGCATTGAATCTGAGATTGAGTCCAAGAATTTGGCCAACTTTATCCGTTCCAACAAGTCCATCATCAAGGCCTACCTGACTGTCCACTCATATTCCCAGCTGCTCCTTTTCCCCTATTCCTACACATATGATCTGACTGCTGATCACTCAGAGCTG CTGAGTGTGTCTCGTGGAGCTATTGCAGCTCTTACATCACTGCACGGAACCAGATACACTGCTGGCCCTGGTGCTTCAACCATCT ACCCTGCTGCTGGTGGCTCTGATGACTGGGCTTATGACCTGGGTGTGAAGTACTCCTACACCTTCGAGCTGCGTGATGAAGGTTATTATGGTTTCTTGCTGCCCGAGTCTCAGATCAAGCCCACTTGTGAGGAGACCATGCTGGCTGTCAAATACATCGCTACCCATGTGCTCAACAACCCATATTGA